The Pyrenophora tritici-repentis strain M4 chromosome 3, whole genome shotgun sequence genome has a window encoding:
- a CDS encoding plasma membrane proteolipid 3 has protein sequence MPFTASDICKIILAIVLPPLGVFLERGCGADLLINILLTILAYIPGIVHALYIILKY, from the exons ATGCCTTTCACCGCAAG CGACATCTGCAAGATCATTCTTGCCATCGTCCTCCCACCTCTAGGTGTCTTCCTCGAGCGTGGCTGTGGAGCGGATCTCCTCATCAACATCCTGTTGACCATCCTGGCCTACATTCCG GGTATCGTCCACGCCTTGTACATTATACTCAAGTATTAG